The region GGAGGAGAAGGAATGGTCCACTCCAGCGTCTTTCCTCCGAAAGGATTATTACCGGCTTCTTTACCGGCAAGAAGAGCATGAATCACACCGATGAGTCCAATCAAGAATCCGGTTCCGATCAACCAGGATCCGAAAGTGGACATCTGATTCAATTCGGTGAAGTTAGGAAGATAGTCGTAGTATCTACGAGGCATTCCCAAGTTTCCGAGAATGAACTGAGGGAAGAACGTTACGTTGAATCCGGAGAAAATGAACACCCAGGAAATTCTTCCGATCAGATCGCTATAGAGCTTACCGGTGACTTTAGGGAACCAGTAGATCAAGGCACCCATAAGCGCCATCAAGGTTCCTCCCACCATCACATAGTGGAAGTGAGCGACCACGAAATAGGTATCGTGGAAGTGAACGTCCATACCGGTAGAAGCCAGATACACTCCGGTCAATCCGCCGATCGTAAAGAGGAACATGAATCCCAGTGCGAAAAGCATAGGAGCATCCAACCGGATGCTTCCCTTATACATGGTAGCGATCCAGTTGAACAATTTGATCGCAGTAGGAACCCCGACCAACATTGTAATGAAGGAGAATAGAACCCCAGCAAACTCGGATTGTCCGGACACGAACATGTGGTGTCCCCAAACCAAGAAGGAAACTCCTGCAATCGCCAAAGAAGAATAAGCGATCGCGGTGTATCCAAAAATCGTCTTACGAGAGTAAGTAGCGACCAACTCGGAGATCACACCCATCGCAGGCAGAATCATGATATAAACCGCAGGGTGAGAATAGAACCAGAAGAAGTGCTGGAAGAGAACCGGGTCCCCGCCTAACTGAGGATCGAAGATTCCTACTCCCAAGGTCTTTTCCGCAACGAGCAGAAGGAGGGTGATTGCAAGAACCGGAGTCGCCAAAACTTGGAGAATCGCAGTTGAGTAAAGCGCCCAAACCATC is a window of Leptospira wolffii serovar Khorat str. Khorat-H2 DNA encoding:
- the ctaD gene encoding cytochrome c oxidase subunit I: MAHEQHNYLNHQKGIWSWLTTLDHKRIGIMYFIAIMSFFFLGGIFALLVRAELFTPGKTLFTADVYNRMMTYHGAIMVFMVIVPGIPAIFGNFVLPIMLGAKDVAFPRLNLLSWYMLMIGAAITGSTLFMQNVDTGWTFYTPYSSIKTGAGVIPMVLGVFIIGFSSILTGLNFIVTTHKLRAPGMTMNRIPLMVWALYSTAILQVLATPVLAITLLLLVAEKTLGVGIFDPQLGGDPVLFQHFFWFYSHPAVYIMILPAMGVISELVATYSRKTIFGYTAIAYSSLAIAGVSFLVWGHHMFVSGQSEFAGVLFSFITMLVGVPTAIKLFNWIATMYKGSIRLDAPMLFALGFMFLFTIGGLTGVYLASTGMDVHFHDTYFVVAHFHYVMVGGTLMALMGALIYWFPKVTGKLYSDLIGRISWVFIFSGFNVTFFPQFILGNLGMPRRYYDYLPNFTELNQMSTFGSWLIGTGFLIGLIGVIHALLAGKEAGNNPFGGKTLEWTIPSPPPHENFDKTPVLTGGPYEYR